Part of the Pedobacter roseus genome is shown below.
ATTTTATTTCGTGCTGTTAGGGTTGTTTATTGCCGCCGATGATTTCCCTAAATTATACAACCTGCTCATTCTGGAGCGTTACACCGTTCCGTTTAGAATTTACCCCGATTTTAGAAAGCCATGGCTTAGATACACCCGCATCACGCTGAAAGTGCTCACTTTCGTGATCTTTTTTGGCGTACTTACCTATACCGAGGTGATCAATTTTAAATATGATCCTTACAAACAGCCGGCAACGGCTGGCGTTAAAAAGTTAAGGGGAAATTACCGTGTAAGTGAATTTAAAATCAACGGCGAAGTAGTTCCGTTTAATCCGCTTGATTCGACCAGGTGGCAGGAAGCTACTTTTGAAAACTGGACAACTTTAACCTTCAAAATCAATCGACCGGTACTCATCGATCCATCAAATGGTGGCGGTAGCCCAATGCGCGATATCCAGCGCACTTTCGAAATCAGTGGCGTTGCCGGAGGCCAAAGGGCATTTCATTATTACGCCGATACTGTAGATAAAGTGCTTTACCTGCAGGATAAAAATGTGATGGCTTTAAGGGGCGGACGAAAAGGTGCCGACAAAGCCAAAGATGCCAAACCAAAAGAAGACAACTGGATCAGTAAAACCGCATGGCAACACATCGGCGATGAAAATAAAATGATCGATAAAGCCGCATGGTCTACCCGCAGGGACCGCGAATTTGCGGAGAAACCAAGGGAAGTAAAACGCCATCGCATGGTATTGAAATACGATACCACAGATGGATCGAGGGTTATCCTTTCGGGCATCAATGAGCGTAAAGATTCCATTTATGTGGTGCTCGATCGTTACGACCGGCAATATGTATTGCCAGAAAGTACTTTGAGCGCAGGTAAATATTAATGCGATGAACAAAAAAACAGTACTCCTACTCGCATGCCCTGT
Proteins encoded:
- a CDS encoding acetate uptake transporter family protein, which produces MSEIKQRDIENEVTAQQAAAKKPWSWQKKFGFRVLFIFFLAMSIPFSANWYKNVFTLDWSRPHYRDLYDIARFQPSFLSLFGGQRSRDITDSPSGDESAKKDGVKKNKIEKVGAKKAESKNETGAALPPKRSFLADYVDWGIALVFALVGALIWTAFDRKSKSYHILYYWIRVVVRYRAGIGIIGFGFTKLFPTQMPYPSLGLLNSNFGDFTAQKIYWLSVGVVPWYQVFGGVVEIVAGAMLFFRKTSTFGAILLAAALGDITFVNYAYDGGVHVYAFYFVLLGLFIAADDFPKLYNLLILERYTVPFRIYPDFRKPWLRYTRITLKVLTFVIFFGVLTYTEVINFKYDPYKQPATAGVKKLRGNYRVSEFKINGEVVPFNPLDSTRWQEATFENWTTLTFKINRPVLIDPSNGGGSPMRDIQRTFEISGVAGGQRAFHYYADTVDKVLYLQDKNVMALRGGRKGADKAKDAKPKEDNWISKTAWQHIGDENKMIDKAAWSTRRDREFAEKPREVKRHRMVLKYDTTDGSRVILSGINERKDSIYVVLDRYDRQYVLPESTLSAGKY